From the Cydia pomonella isolate Wapato2018A chromosome 23, ilCydPomo1, whole genome shotgun sequence genome, one window contains:
- the LOC133530711 gene encoding uncharacterized protein LOC133530711: MASLYSRVKLRHEKLLTVTADSQALWEQLQADGVVSEDKFTALHLKLKQCLGTFEKEIFQYLSVVPDADVVSMTQDQLKAEDILTELEIAWQINKRRSGAVNKSKLPELSLPTFSGDKLKWCEFWDRFAANVDQRQLQESEKLMYLLSCLKGAALETVSGMAATNANYSVAVDTLKQRYGSTDTLIDAHYTALNQLQKADHTSTSCRSVLDSVERNLRVLEKLGEPVGGNHLRALVLSKFPERVIHEHHLIGEGTDLKAIRNNLDRIITAMEKSAATVVPTPETIAVHGSSTTEALQVRTEVRSLSSRKRKHAGNAGAGAPPSKRPKRACLFCNLKGHASRDCRKYSTVEARQKQVTGRCLHCLRRNHTTSSCKRKIACFRCKGDHLLIFCPNPASDGEEHDILEKHSLKSLCATSNKHTFLQTAVATLQNPLTKKSSKGRIFLDCGSQRSYITVAAAKKLGLPTLQEDLLLIFTFGASEPRETSTPSTTVNILTKRNVTKQFTVNVVPRITDRVPVTSFKYPGVDIVADDETVGEVVDVLIGNDFFGAILRERKIQVSEDFWLLDTDFGWVPTGKLTSEERSEVLSVVTYCQCHTPSCPYFSEPDLPLRNIDVRFLWSLENLGITDSPKATRQEEAVRHFNETVQYQEGRYLVKWPWIEYPPELPSNFGLALGRLKSNVKRLDLQLIKEYDSILREQLDLGIIEVVTRGLDLNGDHPIHYLAHHIVKQDGGKGRIVYDASAKSTGQKSLNECLYSGPSMLEDLTALLLKFRTKKYGILADVEKAFLQVALQEDDRDVTRFLWLKDTTKEVTEDNLLYLRFCRVPFGVVASPFLLTATIRHYISQSNKALLKQVADKCYVDNLVTGADTLQEAKQIYDQARTVFEQLSMNMRDWISNNQSFMDMIPEHHRSVKHGLVKVLGLMWNVEEDTLKLNLTEDHFSTDPPINTKRKVLRALARVYDPCGFVCPLMLSMKLIFQDICERKCKWDTELPMELTQSVKIVMEGLKSIVDTEVPRYLGTDVSRSDLKYHLHCFTDASKDAYAAVIYLKVIEDGQGKSVSLLMAKSHVSQTKDKDELKIPKLELLGFLIGSRLLKYVRNHLDLDIEKEYLWSDSLVVLSWMRSNKLLPPFVANRVNEIKRDHPNTEMFYVHTKANPADIATRPELFEEKRQLWFNGPEFLVNKESCWPQNRLYEAHQNLLSVGEVLGDNPGELTQEVSIGEVADQSKTPEQGSPSDPVEPMETQDSSIPTESGEYPTDGSMELDNPADEGGIQQQTIVAKIVSEIKDLQRKHFQEELNGKRTHLARNLDLFVDVDGFLRCRGRMANTTWSYDMKYPILLPKNSEFTDRIIKETHESNYHVGAPHTLSIIRERYWIPQGKAQVIKVLKRCTQCVKHGGGPYRLPATPALPPERVNYSRPFTFTGVDYLGPLFVSTQTGKEKRWVALFTCLTVRAIHLEIVKDLSAEECLLALRRFIAARNKPQRMYSDNATCFKLVAEMVQQPYCIKNDIQWKFICQLAPWHGGFYERLVALVKHCLKRTLEKHLLNDTRLLTVIKEVETVLNSRPLARVGTEVEHVLCPADFISLGQCLTMRPSAVDIPTCNTATKSDLFESWKRGCNILEEFKRMFVKQYLASLRERYNNSPKQPRVKSHRSPQVGDLVQVKSDLKNRNLWKVGKIHELIRGSDGECRVARVKVDDSSLTRSIGHLYPLEVDDETPVVEPVAADATEMEEDSGELDAPNSSNPHTPALDERPDVDVDTLAGCDMTSNNEVPPPEEQPEERGVGRIKRIAAIRARDKILEWTRHLLALLQ; this comes from the coding sequence ATGGCAAGTTTATACAGTCGGGTTAAGCTGCGCCATGAAAAGTTACTAACGGTGACTGCGGACTCTCAGGCCCTCTGGGAGCAATTGCAAGCAGACGGAGTTGTCAGTGAAGACAAGTTCACGGCACTCCACCTAAAATTGAAACAGTGCTTGGGGACCTTTGAGAAGgagatatttcaatatttaagtGTGGTGCCGGATGCAGACGTGGTTAGCATGACACAGGATCAACTCAAGGCCGAAGATATATTGACAGAACTGGAAATTGCATGGCAGATTAACAAGAGGCGAAGTGGAGCTGTCAATAAGTCAAAGCTACCCGAGTTGAGCCTGCCAACCTTCTCCGGCGATAAGCTGAAATGGTGCGAATTTTGGGACCGATTTGCTGCCAATGTAGACCAGAGACAGTTACAGGAATCAGAGAAACTTATGTACCTCCTGAGCTGCCTAAAAGGTGCAGCTCTTGAAACGGTTTCAGGAATGGCAGCTACCAACGCCAACTACTCTGTTGCAGTGGATACTTTGAAGCAACGTTATGGGTCAACTGACACTTTAATAGACGCACATTATACAGCACTCAACCAACTTCAAAAGGCAGACCATACTAGTACCAGCTGCCGGAGTGTTCTGGATAGTGTTGAGCGAAATCTCAGGGTGTTGGAGAAGCTCGGGGAACCAGTTGGAGGCAACCATTTAAGAGCGCTGGTATTATCAAAGTTCCCAGAAAGGGTGATCCATGAGCACCACCTCATAGGTGAAGGTACTGACTTGAAGGCCATCAGAAATAATTTAGACCGCATAATCACGGCAATGGAGAAGTCAGCAGCTACAGTAGTACCAACTCCAGAGACCATTGCCGTGCATGGTAGTAGCACAACTGAGGCACTGCAAGTCCGTACAGAGGTAAGGTCTTTGAGTAGCCGGAAGCGGAAACATGCGGGAAATGCTGGTGCAGGTGCACCACCTTCAAAGCGACCAAAAAGGGCATGCTTGTTTTGCAATCTGAAAGGACATGCTAGCAGGGACTGTCGAAAATACAGTACAGTTGAAGCTCGTCAGAAGCAAGTGACAGGAAGGTGTCTACACTGCCTTCGACGCAATCATACAACATCATCCTGCAAGCGCAAGATTGCTTGCTTCCGCTGTAAAGGAGACCACCTGCTCATATTCTGTCCCAATCCGGCCTCAGATGGTGAGGAACATGATATTTTAGAGAAGCACTCTTTAAAATCCTTGTGTGCTACTTCTAACAAACACACTTTTTTGCAGACCGCAGTGGCAACTCTTCAAAATCCTCTAACTAAGAAAAGTAGCAAAGGCAGAATCTTCTTAGACTGCGGTAGTCAGCGGAGTTACATTACTGTAGCAGCTGCAAAAAAGTTAGGCCTGCCTACCCTCCAGGAAGACCTGCTACTCATATTCACCTTCGGAGCTTCTGAACCTCGGGAGACGTCGACCCCCTCAACAACAGTCAACATCCTGACGAAACGCAATGTCACCAAGCAGTTTACGGTGAACGTCGTACCAAGAATCACAGACAGAGTTCCGGTGACATCCTTCAAGTATCCTGGAGTCGATATTGTTGCTGATGATGAGACAGTTGGAGAGGTTGTAGATGTACTCATCGGAAATGATTTCTTTGGCGCTATCCTCAGAGAAAGAAAGATCCAGGTGTCGGAAGATTTTTGGTTATTGGATACTGATTTTGGATGGGTGCCTACAGGGAAGCTTACATCTGAAGAAAGAAGCGAGGTCCTCTCAGTGGTCACATATTGTCAGTGTCACACTCCTAGCTGTCCGTATTTCAGTGAGCCAGATCTGCCTTTAAGAAACATAGATGTAAGGTTCTTATGGTCATTAGAGAACCTAGGGATCACAGACTCACCAAAGGCTACGAGACAAGAAGAAGCAGTTCGTCACTTCAATGAGACTGTGCAATATCAGGAAGGCCGGTACTTAGTAAAATGGCCCTGGATTGAGTACCCACCAGAATTGCCATCAAATTTTGGATTGGCCTTAGGTCGATTGAAGAGTAACGTGAAGAGACTGGACTTGCAGTTAATTAAGGAGTACGACTCTATCTTGAGGGAACAACTGGATCTAGGAATTATAGAAGTCGTTACGAGAGGGTTAGACTTGAACGGAGACCACCCAATTCACTACCTCGCCCACCATATCGTGAAACAAGATGGCGGCAAAGGGAGGATAGTATACGACGCTAGTGCCAAAAGTACTGGACAGAAAAGCCTCAATGAGTGCCTTTACAGTGGACCTTCTATGTTAGAAGACCTAACTGCATTACTTTTGAAGTTCCGAACAAAGAAGTATGGCATACTGGCTGATGTAGAGAAGGCGTTCCTACAAGTAGCACTTCAAGAGGATGATCGCGATGTCACAAGGTTCCTCTGGTTAAAGGACACGACCAAGGAAGTGACGGAGGATAACCTACTGTATCTGAGGTTCTGCAGAGTACCTTTTGGAGTTGTTGCTAGTCCATTCTTACTGACAGCGACGATCCGACACTACATAAGCCAGTCAAACAAGGCCTTGCTGAAACAAGTCGCTGACAAGTGCTATGTGGATAACCTAGTGACTGGAGCTGATACCTTGCAGGAGGCTAAGCAGATCTATGACCAAGCAAGAACGGTGTTTGAACAACTGTCTATGAATATGAGGGACTGGATATCAAACAATCAGAGCTTCATGGATATGATACCAGAACATCATAGGTCAGTCAAACATGGACTGGTCAAAGTGCTTGGACTTATGTGGAATGTCGAAGAAGATACGCTGAAACTGAATTTGACTGAGGACCACTTCAGCACAGATCCTCCGATAAACACAAAGAGAAAAGTTCTTCGGGCTCTAGCACGTGTATATGACCCCTGTGGCTTTGTATGCCCACTCATGTTGTCAATGAAGCTGATCTTCCAGGATATCTGTGAAAGGAAATGTAAATGGGATACAGAACTACCTATGGAGTTGACACAGTCTGTGAAAATTGTCATGGAAGGTCTGAAATCCATAGTGGACACAGAGGTGCCTAGGTACCTTGGTACAGATGTCTCAAGGAGTGACCTTAAGTACCACTTGCACTGTTTCACAGATGCTTCCAAAGACGCTTATGCTGCCGTTATCTACCTTAAAGTGATTGAAGATGGACAAGGAAAATCAGTCTCTCTGTTGATGGCAAAATCGCACGTGTCACAGACCAAAGACAAAGACGAATTAAAAATTCCTAAATTGGAACTACTAGGATTTCTGATAGGAAGCAGACTCCTGAAATACGTAAGGAACCATCTTGATCTTGATATTGAGAAAGAATATTTGTGGTCAGATAGTTTGGTTGTACTTAGTTGGATGAGGTCAAACAAACTGCTTCCACCCTTTGTCGCCAACAGAGTGAACGAAATCAAGCGTGACCACCCTAACACAGAGATGTTCTACGTTCACACAAAAGCAAATCCTGCTGATATTGCTACGCGTCCTGAACTGTTTGAAGAGAAAAGGCAACTTTGGTTTAACGGACCAGAGTTTCTCGTTAATAAAGAATCCTGCTGGCCCCAAAATAGACTCTACGAGGCACATCAGAACCTTCTGTCTGTTGGGGAGGTCCTGGGTGACAACCCAGGTGAGCTGACACAGGAAGTATCCATTGGTGAGGTTGCAGACCAGAGTAAGACCCCCGAGCAAGGAAGTCCCAGTGATCCCGTTGAACCAATGGAAACCCAGGATTCGAGCATACCTACAGAGAGTGGTGAATATCCTACTGATGGAAGCATGGAACTCGACAATCCTGCCGATGAAGGAGGTATCCAGCAGCAGACCATTGTGGCCAAAATAGTGTCCGAGATAAAAGATCTACAAAGGAAGCACTTCCAAGAAGAACTAAATGGCAAAAGAACACATTTAGCACGAAACTTAGATCTCTTTGTTGATGTAGACGGCTTTCTTAGGTGCCGTGGGCGTATGGCGAACACCACCTGGAGCTATGACATGAAGTATCCGATACTACTGCCAAAAAATTCCGAATTCACTGACAGAATCATAAAGGAGACGCATGAGAGTAACTACCACGTCGGTGCTCCACACACACTGAGTATCATCAGGGAACGGTATTGGATACCCCAAGGGAAAGCCCAGGTAATAAAGGTGTTAAAGCGATGTACCCAATGTGTAAAACACGGCGGCGGTCCGTATCGTTTACCAGCCACACCGGCGCTGCCTCCAGAACGAGTAAATTATAGCAGACCCTTCACTTTCACTGGTGTGGACTATCTGGGACCGCTATTTGTGAGTACCCAGACTGGTAAAGAGAAACGATGGGTAGCCTTATTCACGTGTTTGACAGTAAGAGCGATACATCTTGAAATCGTGAAGGACCTTTCGGCAGAAGAATGTCTCCTAGCCTTGCGACGATTTATAGCTGCTAGAAACAAGCCACAACGAATGTACTCGGATAATGCGACTTGTTTTAAGTTAGTCGCTGAAATGGTACAACAGCCATACTGCATTAAGAATGACATCCAGTGGAAATTCATATGTCAACTAGCACCGTGGCATGGAGGGTTTTACGAGCGGCTAGTGGCCTTGGTGAAGCATTGCCTTAAAAGAACCCTAGAAAAACACCTTCTCAATGATACCAGGCTACTGACAGTGATAAAGGAAGTGGAAACAGTACTGAATTCAAGACCACTGGCAAGAGTTGGTACAGAAGTGGAACATGTCCTCTGCCCGGCAGATTTCATAAGCCTAGGACAATGTTTGACCATGAGACCATCTGCCGTGGATATTCCGACTTGTAACACTGCTACAAAGAGCGACCTGTTTGAGAGCTGGAAGAGAGGATGCAATATCCTAGAAGAATTTAAGAGGATGTTCGTCAAGCAGTATCTTGCTAGCCTGAGAGAAAGGTACAACAACTCTCCCAAGCAGCCTAGAGTTAAATCTCATCGATCACCACAAGTAGGCGACCTTGTACAGGTTAAATCGGACCTCAAGAACAGAAACCTCTGGAAAGTGGGGAAGATCCACGAGCTGATCAGGGGAAGTGATGGTGAATGTAGAGTAGCGAGGGTCAAGGTTGACGATTCTTCCTTGACACGTTCCATTGGCCATCTCTACCCGCTGGAGGTAGATGACGAGACGCCTGTGGTAGAACCGGTAGCGGCAGACGCGACTGAGATGGAAGAGGACAGCGGGGAGTTGGATGCTCCAAACAGTTCAAATCCTCATACACCTGCACTTGATGAACGGCCGGATGTCGACGTGGATACTCTGGCTGGATGTGACATGACCAGTAACAATGAAGTCCCACCACCAGAGGAGCAGCCAGAAGAAAGAGGCGTTGGCAGAATCAAGCGGATCGCAGCCATTCGCGCCAGGGATAAAATCCTGGAGTGGACGCGACACCTGCTTGCCTTGCTACAGTAA
- the LOC133530751 gene encoding carbonyl reductase [NADPH] 3-like → MASKVAIVTGSNKGIGFGIVRGLCKRFQGNVYLTSRNEQRGKTAVRKLKEESLHPNYHKLDVTKKESLEVFRDYIQKQYGGIDVLINNAAIAFRKDSTMPAIVQAERTLFVNYFSLLSTCEILFPLLRKGARVINVSSNLGHLSQIPSSTLRNKLKDKNLTVEELSDLMTQYVDATRQGAQLLKWGKSSYAVSKVGVVALTRIQQRMLHDRDIKVNAVHPGYVATDMTAHAGPLTIDEGAQPALYLALDAPDSVRGEYVWSDNTVVDWEASEMPKHVKQNPVE, encoded by the exons ATGGCTTCCAAAGTGGCCATAGTCACTGGTTCTAATAAAGGAATAGGCTTCGGCATTGTGAGGGGACTGTGCAAAAGGTTCCAAGGAAACGTGTATCTCACGTCCAGAAACGAGCAAAGAGGAAAAACAGCAGTGAGAAAACTTAAAGAAGAAAGTCTTCATCCTAACTATCACAAACTAGATGTCACTAAAAAAGAAAGCTTAGAAGTATTCCGTGATTATATTCAAAAACAATATGGCGGAATagatgttttaataaataatgctgCTATAGCATTCAGAAAGGATTCCACAATGCCAGCGATAGTCCAAGCAGAACGCACGTTATTCGTCAACTATTTCTCTCTACTATCAACTTGTGAAATCCTATTTCCTTTACTAAGGAAAGGCGCTAGAGTTATCAATGTCTCTAGTAATTTGGGACATTTGTCGCAAATACCTAGTTCTACTTTGAGAAATAAGTTGAAAGATAAGAATTTGACGGTAGAGGAGTTGAGTGATTTGATGACTCAGTATGTGGATGCGACTCGGCAGGGGGCGCAGCTTTTGAAGTGGGGGAAGTCTTCGTATGCGGTGTCTAAGGTTGGGGTGGTGGCGTTGACGCGGATACAACAGAGAATGTTGCATGATAGAG ATATAAAAGTGAACGCGGTGCACCCCGGCTACGTGGCGACAGATATGACAGCGCACGCGGGCCCGCTGACCATCGACGAGGGCGCACAACCAGCTTTGTATCTAGCTCTGGACGCGCCGGACTCGGTGCGTGGTGAATATGTATGGAGCGACAATACTGTCGTGGACTGGGAAGCGAGTGAAATGCCGAAGCATGTCAAACAGAATCCAGTGGAGTAA
- the LOC133530750 gene encoding piggyBac transposable element-derived protein 4-like, whose amino-acid sequence MTAIMDDDKFTDELLRMMDAESHFEMDELSESDSMFGCESSEDEQDNDNDPADGDEGVSESLSKKNSDFKWTSDRFEPNVVLFIETPFETDPILMFQETKEIDYFLHYFDPDIMLQIVQSINQTYREYIDDQESSSHLKKWNDLTVPEFYIFLTLCMLMTRNKRTRLDEHWSTDHLLYSPIFGTLMNRTRFSTLLYLLRKPTMSTDVNIIDILIHHARAKFKTVVTCPSKNLSVNETIVPFKGVMTRHDMKKTGIKLFMLRDLKTNIIHDFTLYFGGEKTDQFIMNGLRATETVIASLLKDYYNTYRHLYVDERYTSPRLFKFLYENGIYACGKTTQKKPGMPNFIKNLKQYEVSVGYCPPLTAIQWHSHRHYTYILTTVHNDGMLPLKKRDKTTGNFINKPKASIDYSKIMNMNFADNSEFMMSTHRSLCPLHWHKKLLFHVVDMHSLNAFNCWRMTKDPYNRTSYATFQLRLIRQLIETYNSSTISIDRPVKRNINNSVNTLPAAAAQHMPTKADKYQRCKVCSKQKKRRDTKLMCAICQVYLCACPCFQIFHQGSTTETEAFS is encoded by the exons ATGACGGCCATAATGGATGATGATAAGTTCACGGATGAATTGTTAAGAATGATGGACGCGGAGTCGCATTTTGAGATGGATGAGCTGTCGGAGTCCGATTCTATGTTTGGTTGTGAg AGCTCCGAAGACGAACAAGACAACGACAACGACCCAGCCGACGGCGACGAAGGTGTCTCCGAGTCCCTGTCCAAGAAGAATTCCGACTTCAAGTGGACCTCCGACAGGTTCGAGCCCAACGTCGTCCTTTTCATAGAGACCCCCTTCGAGACCGACCCAATACTCATGTTCCAAGAAACGAAGGAAATAGATTACTTCCTACACTACTTTGACCCAGACATTATGCTTCAAATCGTCCAAAGCATCAATCAAACTTACAGAGAATATATCGATGACCAGGAATCCAGCTCGCATTTGAAGAAATGGAACGATTTAACAGTGCCGGAATTCTATATATTCCTCACCTTGTGTATGCTGATGACGCGGAATAAAAGAACTAGGCTGGATGAACATTGGTCGACGGATCATCTCTTGTACTCTCCGATATTTGGTACTCTGATGAACCGCACGAGATTCTCAACATTACTCTATCTACTCCGCAAACCAACGATGTCCACAGATGTCAACATCATCGACATCTTAATACATCATGCGCGAGCGAAATTTAAAACAGTCGTCACATGTCCGTCTAAGAATCTCTCTGTGAACGAAACTATTGTACCTTTCAAAGGGGTCATGACTCGCCATGACATGAAGAAGACAGGAATAAAACTCTTCATGCTTAGAGACTTGAAAACCAATATAATACATGACTTTACGCTTTATTTTGGCGGAGAGAAAACAGATCAGTTTATAATGAATGGATTGAGGGCAACAGAAACGGTGATCGCGAGTTTGTTAAAGGATTATTACAATACCTATAGACACTTGTATGTTGATGAGCGATATACAAGTCCAAGGCTATTCAAATTTCTGTATGAGAATGGTATTTACGCTTGTGGGAAAACAACTCAGAAGAAACCTGGAATGCCTAATTTCATAAAGAACTTGAAACAGTACGAAGTTTCCGTTGGCTACTGTCCACCACTCACCGCCATCCAATGGCATAGTCACAGACATTACACATACATCCTAACCACCGTCCATAACGATGGAATGCTCCCTTTAAAGAAGAGAGACAAAACGACAGGGAACTTCATAAACAAACCAAAGGCATCCATAGACTATTCAAAGATCATGAACATGAATTTTGCCGATAACTCCGAATTCATGATGTCGACGCACCGGAGTCTATGCCCACTTCACTGGCATAAGAAACTCCTATTCCACGTCGTGGATATGCATTCGCTGAACGCTTTCAACTGCTGGAGAATGACTAAAGACCCGTATAACAGGACGTCCTACGCTACGTTCCAACTGCGGCTTATAAGACAACTGATTGAAACGTACAACAGCAGTACTATAAGCATAGATCGACCAGTGAAAAGGAACATTAATAACTCTGTCAACACTTTGCCCGCAGCGGCAGCGCAGCATATGCCGACCAAGGCAGATAAGTACCAACGCTGCAAGGTCTGCTCGAAGCAGAAGAAACGAAGGGATACTAAACTAATGTGCGCTATATGCCAGGTATATCTATGTGCTTGTCCGTGCTTTCAAATATTCCATCAGGGCTCTACAACGGAGACAGAAgcattttcgtaa